GCGAGACGGCCGGACCACCTCCCCGTTCATCCTGACCGACATGCTCGTCGAAGAACTCGACCGCGTCGGCGCCAGCGTTAAGGCAGGCTCCTGATGGGCTGGCCCTTCGGAGACAGCCGCGGCATGAGAACCGTCGCGCACTCGACCAGCAGCCTGGTCGTCGCCGCACACCAGATGCTCCGGCTCGAAATCCTGGCCGACACGTACGCCGGGCAGCCGGAGGAATCAGCCCTGATCCTGCGCCGCCTGGAAACTGCGTGCCTGCAGGCCGGCCATCCCGAGCAGGCCCGTGCGGTCCACCAGCGGACCATCGCCTACGCCGCCCAATGCGGGAACACTGCTGCGGCGCGGTGGGAGGCCAGCCCCCGCTGGTTCCGGCGCCTGGCCGGCCGGTTCCGTCCCAGCATTGAGCTGCTGTGGGAGAACGGGCAGTACCGCCGGATGGCCGCCATCATCAACCAGCACCTGGCCGACGTCGAACGCCGGACTCACCGGCTGAAGGCGGCCGCATGAGAACCATCACCACCGTCGAAGAGCTCGACGCCCTGCCACGAATGAGCGTCGTGGCCTGCATCCACTCCGTCTCGAACGAGCCGCCCATCGTGCTGGTGTGGCAGCGCGGGTCCCTGAACGGGTACGCGACCGAATGGTGCACCCCGGACACCCCCGGGCAGATCGATTCCCACCGCGTCTTCCAGTTCCTGCTGATCAACCAGATGCCGTTTGAGCTCACCGTCCTGTGGGAGCCCGCTCCCATCCCCGTCGCCCAGTGAGAAGGGAAGCCTGATGACCTCAACGGGAAGCCCGTACTACGACAACCTGCGCGCGTCCGGGGAGAACCTCGCTGACCGGGTCAAGCAGGCCTCCCGCCGTGCCCGGCTCTACGATCTTGAAGACGACGGCGCCTCCGACCTCGCCCAGCGCAAGCGCTCCGCCAAGGACTCCATCGCTACCCGGCGGTATCTGATCAAGCGTATCGAGGACCGCCAGGCCGGCAGGGCCAACCTCCCGCCCCGGCCCCAGGAAGAGGCCGACAACTTCATCGCCGCGCACCTCGAAGCGATCAAAAGGCTGGAGGAAGCGAAGCCGGAGATTGGACCGGCCGTGAACGTCCTCGCCCCGATGACCCGCCGGGTCGCCCGGGAAGACCGGCGCCGCAGCCGCAGGACCAAGAAAAGAGCCGAGAGGGAGCCATGACCGACGCCCTGGTGCTGGAGCGCCACGTCCTGCCGGACACCTACCGCCAGGTCCTGGCCCGCTACTGTTCCCTGATGGGCAGAGAGGACGGTGTCATCGTCCTTTTCGGTGCGTTTGAGGTGATTCTGTCCGCCTACCCGGACATGGACGCCGACGCACTGGTGGGGCGCATTGATTCCCTCATCGCTGCCCAGGGGCCGGAGGTCCGCCGGGTCATTGAAGGCCATTTGCCGGGCACACCGGATTACGTTCTCTCCCGTGACTGGCTATACCAGGGGCCGGAGGTCCTGCTGGTCGCCGATCTGGCCCGCACCTGGCCCAGCCGGCTCCGTGCCGTGGCGGCTACCGCGGATTTCGGCATGAATCTTGAAGCAATGGCAGAGGAACTGAAAGGCAAGCAACAATGACCACCGAACCACGCACTTGGACCGGACCGGCCACCGTCGTCATCCCTGCTGAGCTGATGGCCGACTTTGAGGAATGGCTGGACCAGCAGCGGCTGCTCCTGATGGGTCCGGCCAGAATGAGCGAAGACCCGGAGGACCTGGTCTGGACTGTCGGACCCCGCCGCCAGGACCTCCTGGCGCACAAGGCCGCATCCCTCGCCGCCATGGTCGAGTCGACCGCCAGCCTTCCCGACCGCGGAGCCAGGCTGCGCGCCATGGGCATCTCCGAGGAGAAGGAACGGGAGATCCGCCGGCGGGCCGCCGAACAGAGCCGCCTCGCCAAAGCCCAGGAGGAACAGGGCCGCCTGGCACGCCAGCGGGACGAGGACTACCAGGGCGACTGACCGCCCTGTTCCCTGGCCAGGCCTGCCCGGGTGTGTATCGTGGCGAACGTAAGCGATACCGACCGAAAGGGCAGACCGTGGCACAAGGCGACATCGAGACTTACTGGGAAGACGGTTCGTGGAAGAACCGGCGTGAAGGCACCGACAGGGCTTTCGGCGCCGGGTACGGCACCAAGGACGAGGCGATCGCCGCCGGCCGGGAAGCCGCCCAGTCCGACAAGGTCGAGCACGTCATCAAGAACCAGGACGGGCAGATCGCCGAGAAGAACAGCTACGGCAACGACCCGCGGAACGTCCCGGGCTAAAGGGGTCCGCCCGGCTGGGGCCCGGCCGCTCCCGACACCAGTGGTGCAGGAGTTACCGCCAGCCGGGCCGGCGGGGCCATAGGATTCGAGAATCATCACTCACCTGAAAGATCAGATTCTTGAATACTCGCCTTGCCGCAGCCTCCGCTGCCCTCCTCATCGCCCTCACCGGTTGCTCCTCATCCGGGTCGGCATCGGCTCCGCCCAGCTCCGAATCCGCTGAAGACCGAAACAAGGCCATTGCCGGTTGCGGCGTCGTGGGCAAAATGCTCAACGGTGACATCCCGGTCAACGCCAGCACCTACGCCGAGGTGGAAAAGACGCTTAGGACCCTGGCCAGCAGCGGCCCGGGAGAGGTGAAGACCACAGCCCAGTTCATCCTCGATGACATTGACGGCAAACAGGAGTCCACGGACGCCGAAAATGAAGCGCAGATCGAGAAGTTCAAAAACTACTGCATGAACTACACCGTCGACTGACGCGGGCCCCGAACCCGATCTCCGGCCGCCCGAGGCTCCGCACCCGCCGGCGGTCGGGGTACGGCACCACTCTGAACTGAATCCGGTACCGGCGGCCTGGCACCGACCTGGAGGTTTCCTCGCGTGCCTGACCTTCCACAGGAACTGCGACCGCCCCTGCCCCTGGCCGCAGCGAAAGCCGTCAACCGCATTCCCGCCCCCACCGCCCTTCCGGGCGGCTGCCTCTATGAGCCCAAGTGGGATGGCTTCCGGGCGTCACTGACTGTCACCGAGACCGGTGCGGTGCTGTTCTCCAGGCAGGGTAAGGACCTCTCCCGCTACTTTCCCGACCTGATCGCCGCCGCCGAGGAGCACATCCCGGCAGGCTGCATCGTGGATGGTGAAACGGTGATCTGGTCGAACGGACGCCTGGACTTCACCTCCCTGCAGCAGCGCATGACCACCTCCAAAACCGCGCTGCCGGCGTTCGTCCGGGAACGCCCTGCCTCCTTCGCCGCCTTCGACGTCCTCGCGGTCGCCGGCCAGGACACCCGGGCGCTGGCGCTGCGGGACCGCCGCGCCCTGCTCGAAGAACTCTCCCGGTCCTGGGAACCGCCGCTGAACCTCTCCCCCGCCACGGACAACCCCGAAGAGGCCGCGACCTGGTTCGAGGAGATGCCCTCGATCGGGGTGGAGGGCCTCATGGTGAAAGGTTCAGGCCAGTTGTATGAGGGCGGCGTCCGGCAGTGGCTGAAGGTGAAGCATCGCCTGGATCTGCACGTGGTCTGCGCCGCGGTGATCGGCCGTCGGGACCGCCCCACCGCCATTGTCGCCGGGCTGCCCATCGAGGGCCGGCTCTGGATTGTCGGGCGCTCCAGCCAGCTGACCGCGACTGCGTCCAGGGCCCTGGCAGCGCACCTGCACATCCCGCGTGAAAACCACCCGTGGCCGGAGGAGATCACCCCCGGCACCCTGGACCGGTTCACCAAGGACAAGTCCCCGGTCCGGCTGACCCTGGTCGAACCAATCGTCGTGGAAGTCTCCGCCGACGTCGCCTGGTCCGGCAGGTCATTCCGGCACGCGCTGCGGTACCTGCGCGCCAGGCCCGAGCTGAACCCTGGCGAGGTGGAGGTCCCGGGGCACCTCCGCGGGTAGCCGAAGCCGGTGCTCCGTACACATGACGGGCATGAAGACTTTCCGCGGCCACGTCCAGGCCCCCGAATATATGTTCAGCACGGAAGACGGCAAGACGGTGTTCCGGCCGATCAACGACCACTACGCCACGGTCCGCCCGGGCGACGCCGCCCCACGGTCTACCCCATTCGGCACTGGTCTCGCAGGGCTGCGCTCCCCTGACCCGGTGAGTGTCGAGTTCGACCGGAACGACGGCGAGTTCTTCCAGGTCCGGGAGGAGATCGACAAATCCGAGGGACGCATGGGCACCAAACCCGCCGGAAACTTCCTGGACTACGCGGCTGCGTACACCGCCGCCGCAGGCAAGAACGCCCAAGGCGGCCGCGGAGCCATCGTCATCATGAGCCCCTCCGGCCATGACGACATCACTGCCGTTGACGCCAATGGAGAAACCGTCCTCATCGAACCCCGCACGCGGTGGTCAGGGATTGACCTCTCCAGCCGCCTCCGCTTCCCGGACCGGGACGCATAGCCAGATCATCACAGCTCAATCCCGACCTAGAGAGGAGTCGTCATGCCCGACAGCGCTACCGAGGCCATAGCACTGATCAAAGACCTGGAACGAGAGGCACACGCGACTGGTCTGGAGACCACAGCCGGGAACACTGGTGACCATTCGGATGTCCCCGGCTGGATGCTGGCCGCCCTTTGCCCGGCGCTCCTCATCGACGCCGGCGACGGCATGAAGCTCGCGATCCTCCACCACAGGGGCCATATCAACGCTGTTGAGATCCAAGGCAACACCTACCCAGGAAGCTATCCTCCTCCTGTCGAGGCAACTGCCGATGGCCTCGCATCCATCGCATCGACTGCCCGGAAGTGGATCGTCGACCACGCCGGCAAGGCCTCCTGAGCCTCGTCGCTGTCGCCACCGATGAGCGCCTCGCCCCGCTCCGCACACATTCCGTCCATGAGCGACTCCACCAGCCCCCAGCCCGCGGTCATCCACGATTTCCAGATTGACCTGCTCATCGAGGCCACGCAGAAGACGTTCGACGGCTGGCTGGAGCGGGTCGTCAAAAACGGGCCCGAGGACGTGAGCGCAGTCGGTGAACTGGCAGCCAGTTCCGCGCGGTACAGCCAGCTGATGACGCTCAAGCGCAGCTACCTGCACCAGTACTAATCACTGACTCCGGGAAGCGGCGCCCGGCTGTCCGCACACATGGACTGTCATGACCACCATCTTCAGCAAGTCCGATCCGCGCGCCTTCATGCTGCTCGCCGTGCATCTTGGCCGGGTCCGGTCCTCCCTTACGGAAGGGCGCACCGCCTGGCAGCCCACCGAGGGCGTCATCTCCGGCACCCATCTCGACTGGCTCCTGGAGGAAGGTTTCATCACCGGACCCGCAGGTGACGGCACTTGGACCACCTCGGCCCTCACCGCTACCGGCCAGAGCATGCTGATCGTCGTGCACGGAATCATCCCGGACACCCCGCCCGCAGCAGCACCCGACCCTGCCCCGGGACCTGGAGCCGCCGCCGAGCTGGCTGAGGCCCGCTCGAACGCCCTCTACGACGTCCGCCAGGGCTACATCACCCGCTCCGGCGCCTCATGGAATTCCACATCCCACAGCCTGCCCGCCTCCGAGCTGGACTGGCTGCTGGCCCACGGCTACATCGCGCTCGGCGCCGCATCTGCCTCCGGCCACCGCACGGCGGCACTCACCGCCCTCGGTGAGCGCACCCTGTGGGAGGTGGCCATGGTCCCGCCTCTCGCTGTCGTCCAGGTGTCCATCGGCCTGCACGGTGAGGTCGAGCGGGTCCTGTCGGCGGCCGGCGCCGGCAAGGTCCGCAACATGCCGGTCATCGGCACCAGCATCCCCGAAGTCCACATCAAGAGCTACCGGCCCGATGACGAGGCGGACTCCCTGAACGCCGCCGGCAAGGCTCTCCTGGAGCATGGCGGCTTCGACGTGCGCGTCGGCTACGACGAACACCGGGAGATGGTCCTGTCGGTC
This genomic stretch from Pseudarthrobacter sp. BIM B-2242 harbors:
- a CDS encoding ATP-dependent DNA ligase — encoded protein: MPDLPQELRPPLPLAAAKAVNRIPAPTALPGGCLYEPKWDGFRASLTVTETGAVLFSRQGKDLSRYFPDLIAAAEEHIPAGCIVDGETVIWSNGRLDFTSLQQRMTTSKTALPAFVRERPASFAAFDVLAVAGQDTRALALRDRRALLEELSRSWEPPLNLSPATDNPEEAATWFEEMPSIGVEGLMVKGSGQLYEGGVRQWLKVKHRLDLHVVCAAVIGRRDRPTAIVAGLPIEGRLWIVGRSSQLTATASRALAAHLHIPRENHPWPEEITPGTLDRFTKDKSPVRLTLVEPIVVEVSADVAWSGRSFRHALRYLRARPELNPGEVEVPGHLRG
- a CDS encoding DUF2188 domain-containing protein, with product MAQGDIETYWEDGSWKNRREGTDRAFGAGYGTKDEAIAAGREAAQSDKVEHVIKNQDGQIAEKNSYGNDPRNVPG